The Fictibacillus arsenicus genome contains a region encoding:
- a CDS encoding GerAB/ArcD/ProY family transporter, with protein sequence MKVPVKEQYLINPSLVFFVVHSMQIGVGVLGFQRYVAIYTEQDSWITVVIAGATLHIVIWLMYKMLNKEQGDIISIHESVFGKWVGGMLSVLFMLYLIALGITILRTFIEVLQVWMFPLMKTWTFSLVYLIAIYYIISGGFRTVVGACFLGVVVPFYLIFTFLAPLEFANFRNLLPVFDHSIKETLSSFKTMTLSYLGFELLLVYYPFIKKPETSQKWAHYGNLFTVFLYLYLMLITLVYFTPDHLKRTIWATLTMWKIIKFPFVERFEYIGIASWVVVIFPNLCLAFWAASRTAKRLFNVKQKKVLIAILTITLVVNTLLRDRASIDLLNSWVSKIGLYFIYGYIPLLFVCSSLLSKVRKKT encoded by the coding sequence ATGAAAGTACCGGTTAAAGAGCAATACCTGATCAATCCATCATTAGTCTTTTTCGTTGTTCATAGCATGCAAATTGGGGTTGGGGTACTTGGTTTCCAGCGGTATGTGGCGATTTATACGGAACAAGACTCCTGGATCACAGTTGTGATAGCAGGTGCAACCCTCCACATTGTGATTTGGCTGATGTACAAGATGCTGAATAAAGAGCAGGGTGATATCATCTCCATTCATGAAAGTGTATTCGGCAAGTGGGTAGGTGGTATGTTATCTGTCCTTTTTATGCTGTATTTAATTGCACTAGGAATCACTATCCTTCGTACTTTTATAGAGGTTCTGCAAGTGTGGATGTTTCCGTTAATGAAAACGTGGACGTTCTCTCTCGTATATTTAATTGCAATTTATTACATCATTTCTGGTGGATTCCGTACAGTAGTAGGTGCTTGTTTCCTTGGAGTTGTAGTCCCGTTTTATCTCATATTTACTTTTTTGGCGCCGCTTGAATTTGCAAATTTCAGAAATCTGCTTCCCGTATTCGATCATTCCATAAAAGAAACTCTTTCTTCTTTTAAAACAATGACCTTGAGTTATTTAGGTTTTGAACTTCTTTTAGTGTACTATCCTTTTATTAAAAAGCCGGAAACCTCTCAAAAATGGGCACATTATGGCAATCTTTTTACAGTCTTCCTATATCTATATTTAATGTTGATCACCCTTGTTTACTTTACCCCTGATCACTTAAAAAGAACGATATGGGCCACTTTAACAATGTGGAAAATCATTAAGTTTCCCTTTGTTGAACGGTTTGAATATATCGGCATCGCCTCATGGGTCGTCGTTATATTTCCTAACCTTTGTTTAGCATTTTGGGCCGCTAGCCGGACAGCAAAACGGCTATTCAATGTGAAGCAAAAAAAGGTGCTCATCGCCATTTTAACGATTACTTTAGTTGTTAACACGTTACTCAGAGACCGGGCATCGATTGACCTGTTAAACAGCTGGGTTTCAAAAATCGGTCTTTACTTTATATATGGATATATACCACTCCTTTTTGTCTGTTCTTCTCTTTTAAGTAAAGTGAGGAAAAAAACATGA
- a CDS encoding Ger(x)C family spore germination protein — protein sequence MKKKIIMTLLVFIVVSYFGRIEKEIIDELEVATAVGFDSKGKNKIEATAVMPLIKPDKTISNKTISTVGNLSKEALSNVNHKSHKPVVNGKLEVALYSKKIAELGMQDFIDTFHRDPSVGSRLLLTVVDGEVKEMLQKKFEEYDTGSYIQRQLNHNMKLGLIPTSNLHLFLSAYYTKGMDPVLPLINLKGEEINIKGLALFKGTKMVDSIPYRNMFVFKALHENIKMAGYKLKTKEKGKTEYFSIQGISTSKEFDVRNIHTAPEIILHLKIKGYIREYTGEGVTAKTVEKAEKLMEDKVNKEAEMLIKKFQRKSIDPLAFGEQARSRTRHWDEKKWAQQYKNMKVNVKVDVMITEIGVVDGLEL from the coding sequence ATGAAAAAAAAGATTATCATGACTCTGCTGGTGTTTATTGTTGTCTCGTATTTCGGAAGAATTGAGAAAGAGATCATCGATGAGCTGGAAGTGGCTACTGCAGTAGGTTTTGACTCTAAAGGCAAGAACAAGATTGAAGCTACTGCAGTAATGCCTCTTATAAAGCCGGATAAAACGATATCGAATAAGACTATTTCTACTGTAGGAAATTTAAGCAAGGAAGCTTTAAGTAATGTGAACCATAAATCACACAAGCCGGTAGTGAACGGTAAGTTGGAAGTCGCTCTGTATAGTAAAAAGATTGCGGAATTAGGAATGCAAGATTTTATTGATACCTTTCATCGGGATCCAAGCGTTGGTTCAAGGCTGCTTTTAACGGTTGTAGATGGTGAAGTAAAAGAGATGCTTCAAAAAAAGTTCGAGGAGTATGACACAGGCAGTTATATCCAAAGACAGCTAAACCATAACATGAAGCTTGGTTTGATCCCTACTTCAAACCTGCACCTTTTTTTATCTGCTTATTATACAAAAGGAATGGATCCGGTATTGCCCCTAATTAATCTAAAAGGTGAGGAGATCAATATAAAAGGACTTGCTCTGTTTAAGGGAACGAAAATGGTTGATTCGATTCCTTATCGAAATATGTTCGTTTTTAAAGCGCTGCATGAAAATATAAAAATGGCAGGGTATAAGTTGAAAACAAAGGAGAAGGGGAAGACCGAATACTTTTCGATCCAAGGCATCAGTACAAGTAAGGAGTTTGACGTCAGAAATATTCACACTGCTCCCGAAATCATCCTCCATTTAAAGATAAAGGGTTATATCCGTGAATATACAGGGGAAGGAGTAACAGCAAAAACGGTAGAAAAGGCAGAAAAATTGATGGAAGATAAGGTAAATAAAGAAGCAGAAATGCTCATAAAAAAGTTCCAAAGAAAGAGTATCGATCCGTTAGCATTTGGAGAGCAAGCAAGAAGCCGTACAAGACACTGGGACGAAAAGAAATGGGCTCAGCAATACAAAAATATGAAAGTGAATGTAAAAGTTGATGTGATGATTACGGAGATCGGAGTTGTAGATGGATTGGAACTGTAA
- a CDS encoding spore germination protein — translation MNWFRKESKKEEHSLFKIIQHFKKSGDFIDFHNPQSPASFWISYFGSLIDAEIIHRDILPFLNKLPTKKLEDIKAGLPIENVMITSDLETIQKMMLKGSLLIRLKEDDNKGLLVKAEMNKAREVTIPEEEFSVVGPKESFVESLTTNLNLVRKRLPIPQLEIKEFTVGTLSHTRVAVLYISGIANEENINTALQRVGDLQYHQILDSSYISQMISDNDNSPFPQLIDTERPDRVAGVLAEGSIVILVDGSPHALIGPTTLVKFFSALEDYFINWQLASVLRVIRLFAVSFSILVTPVYVAVLNYHYELIPKDLMATLVSSRSLIPLPPFLEALILELTIELLREAGARLPTKVGQTIGIVGGIVIGTASVEAGLTSNVLLIIVALAALASFTTPVYKMGNAIRLIRFPFLMLAELWGLIGIGIAFIFLMGHILRLTSFGRPYLEPIYPPRLEDLKDAFIRLPFKMQEKRPIELQSPDTIMFSKRKADENKDIDE, via the coding sequence ATGAATTGGTTTAGGAAAGAATCGAAAAAAGAAGAGCATTCTCTTTTTAAAATTATTCAGCATTTCAAGAAGTCTGGTGATTTTATAGACTTTCATAATCCCCAATCTCCAGCATCTTTTTGGATTTCATACTTCGGTTCACTAATAGATGCAGAGATTATCCATCGGGACATCCTGCCTTTCTTAAACAAATTACCCACTAAAAAACTGGAAGACATAAAAGCGGGCCTACCCATTGAAAATGTCATGATAACGAGTGACCTTGAAACCATTCAAAAGATGATGTTGAAAGGGTCGTTGCTCATCCGATTAAAAGAAGATGATAACAAGGGATTACTCGTTAAAGCAGAGATGAATAAAGCGCGAGAAGTGACGATACCCGAAGAAGAATTCAGCGTTGTAGGTCCAAAGGAATCGTTTGTGGAATCGTTAACGACGAATTTAAACCTCGTCAGGAAGCGGCTGCCGATTCCTCAATTAGAGATCAAGGAATTTACGGTAGGTACCCTTTCACACACAAGGGTGGCTGTTTTGTATATTTCGGGAATTGCAAATGAAGAAAACATTAACACGGCTCTGCAGCGGGTAGGAGATTTACAGTATCACCAGATATTAGATAGTTCTTATATTTCTCAAATGATTTCTGATAATGACAATTCTCCGTTCCCGCAGCTGATCGACACAGAACGGCCAGATCGGGTGGCAGGTGTTTTAGCGGAAGGAAGCATCGTTATTTTGGTAGATGGATCCCCGCATGCTCTTATCGGTCCGACTACATTGGTAAAGTTCTTCTCGGCATTGGAAGATTATTTTATCAACTGGCAATTGGCTTCTGTTTTAAGAGTTATACGTTTATTCGCCGTATCGTTTTCTATCTTGGTAACACCGGTATACGTAGCTGTACTGAATTACCACTATGAATTAATACCAAAAGATCTAATGGCAACACTTGTTTCATCTAGAAGCTTAATACCGTTGCCTCCATTTTTAGAGGCATTAATATTGGAACTTACGATTGAACTTTTACGTGAAGCGGGAGCAAGGCTGCCTACAAAAGTAGGTCAGACGATCGGTATCGTAGGAGGGATCGTTATCGGTACGGCGTCGGTTGAAGCGGGATTAACAAGTAACGTGCTCCTTATCATCGTAGCTTTGGCTGCTTTGGCATCCTTTACAACTCCCGTTTACAAAATGGGTAACGCGATTCGTTTAATCCGCTTTCCTTTTCTTATGCTTGCGGAACTCTGGGGGCTTATTGGGATAGGCATTGCTTTTATTTTTTTGATGGGGCATATTTTACGATTAACGTCTTTTGGCCGTCCGTATTTAGAACCCATCTATCCTCCGCGTTTGGAAGACCTGAAGGACGCTTTTATCCGCCTTCCTTTTAAAATGCAGGAAAAAAGGCCGATTGAATTACAATCGCCTGACACCATCATGTTTTCTAAACGAAAAGCGGATGAAAACAAGGATATTGATGAATAA
- a CDS encoding TetR/AcrR family transcriptional regulator: protein MSKKEVPSLVKDEKLIQKRREEMVKAAVSLFKKNGFHRTTTREIAKASGFSIGTLYEYIRSKEDILYLVCDSIYDGVKLRLQQDIDSADSGIKGVEKAITAYFKVMDDMQDEVLVMYQEAKSLSEEALPYVLKKELEMTAIFEKLLSQAVLEGELDLNEKEIQAAAHNILIIGQMWTFRRWALQKMYTLEEYTKLQLQQLLHGIKGA from the coding sequence TTGAGTAAGAAAGAAGTGCCGTCGCTCGTAAAAGACGAAAAACTCATTCAAAAGCGACGCGAAGAGATGGTAAAAGCTGCGGTGTCTTTATTCAAGAAAAATGGCTTTCACCGCACAACGACCCGTGAGATCGCAAAAGCTTCTGGCTTCAGCATCGGCACACTTTACGAATATATCCGGTCTAAAGAGGATATTTTGTACCTTGTCTGCGACAGCATCTATGATGGCGTTAAGCTGAGACTGCAGCAGGATATCGACTCGGCAGACAGCGGAATTAAAGGTGTCGAGAAGGCGATCACGGCTTATTTTAAAGTGATGGACGATATGCAGGATGAAGTGCTGGTAATGTACCAAGAAGCCAAGTCGTTATCTGAGGAAGCACTTCCGTATGTGCTGAAAAAAGAGCTTGAAATGACAGCGATCTTTGAAAAGCTTTTATCACAGGCTGTGCTCGAGGGCGAGCTGGACTTAAACGAAAAAGAGATCCAGGCTGCTGCACATAACATTTTGATCATCGGGCAGATGTGGACGTTCAGACGATGGGCGCTTCAAAAGATGTATACCCTTGAAGAATATACAAAATTACAGCTCCAGCAGCTGCTTCATGGCATAAAAGGAGCGTAA
- a CDS encoding CBO0543 family protein yields the protein MNILIAGIALIIGWKWGDWRNWEKYYSTILFMIIGNFLYNILTYNHPMWLYEEAFLPNHTMIEMVHSFVVFPVTVLVFLPHFPENNLFKKIVYILRWVAIFISAEWILSKLEYFSYHNGWSIVWSVLFNMVMFTLLRIHFKRPLLAWIISVFIVLFFMIFFNVPIEKMR from the coding sequence ATGAACATATTGATTGCAGGAATCGCTTTAATCATTGGATGGAAGTGGGGGGACTGGAGAAACTGGGAGAAGTATTACTCGACAATCCTTTTTATGATCATAGGCAATTTTTTATACAATATCCTCACATACAATCATCCCATGTGGCTCTATGAAGAAGCATTTCTGCCAAATCATACAATGATTGAAATGGTTCACTCATTTGTTGTTTTCCCTGTCACAGTACTTGTTTTTCTGCCGCATTTTCCTGAAAATAATCTTTTTAAAAAAATCGTATATATTTTACGATGGGTAGCTATTTTTATTTCTGCTGAGTGGATTTTATCAAAATTAGAGTACTTCTCTTATCATAATGGATGGAGTATCGTTTGGTCCGTCTTATTTAATATGGTAATGTTCACTTTGTTAAGGATTCATTTTAAACGACCGTTGCTTGCCTGGATTATTTCGGTTTTCATAGTTCTTTTTTTTATGATTTTCTTTAATGTTCCGATTGAAAAAATGAGATAA
- the icmF gene encoding fused isobutyryl-CoA mutase/GTPase IcmF, with protein MAQTDIYRPKNPVRFVTASSLFDGHDASINIMRRIIQSNGCEVIHLGHNRSVDEVVSAAIQEDVQGIAISSYQGGHVEYFKYMIDLLNERGAEHIKVFGGGGGVIIPPEIKELHDYGVTRIFSPEDGRLLGLQGMINFMVEECDFPTVTSLTDEIEKVKEKDVRSVSRLITLAENAKQAPEEIAATAEQTLSALKGLQKQVPVLGITGTGGAGKSSLTDELVRRFLNECEDKTIAIISIDPTKQKTGGALLGDRIRMNAIYHPRVYMRSLATRGSRSELSDAIKDAIAVTKAAGYDLIVVETSGIGQGDAGISEISDASLYVMTSEFGAPSQLEKIDMIDYADIIAINKFERKGSEDALRDVKKQYQRSRNWFDKDLDEMPVYGTIASQFNDAGTNVLFYHLMKVIEEKSGVDWGIQPAAEAMTAKKNVIIPGERAQYLNEIAQTVRTYHETVNEQAKLARKSFQIKGTLETVKEYDASGAEIEAGLNKALEKVEEQILPATSKMLKEWPQLKEMYSKKEFVTKIRDKEIVTELTTKSLSGLDIPKVALPKFEDWGDIVKWIMKENVPGSFPYTAGVFPFKRKGEDPKRQFAGEGTPERTNRRFHYLSKDDDAKRLSTAFDSVTLYGEDPDYRPDIYGKVGESGVSICTLDDMKKLYDGFDLIAPSTSVSMTINGPAPIILAMFMNTAIAQQVKVFADENGRQPNEAEYAEIKAKTLASVRGTVQADILKEDQGQNTCIFSTEFALRMMGDIQQYFIDHQVRNYYSVSISGYHIAEAGANPITQLAFTLANGFTYVEYYLSRGMDINAFAPNLSFFFSNGLDPEYSVIGRVARRIWATVMRDKYKANERSQKLKYHIQTSGRSLHAQEIDFNDIRTTLQALMALYDNCNSLHTNSYDEAITTPTEESVRRAMAIQMIITKELGLARNENSLQGSFIIEELTDLVEEMVLQEFERMNTRGGVLGAMETQYQRGKIQEESMYYEMKKHDGSLPIIGVNTYLNPNSPSDEEFNMQLARATKDEKEQQIINLAAFQNTSKDHAGEALARLKSVALNGGNIFEELMNTVNYASLGQITSALYEVGGKYRRNM; from the coding sequence ATGGCTCAAACTGATATTTACCGGCCGAAAAATCCGGTTCGATTTGTAACCGCTTCCAGTCTTTTTGATGGACATGATGCATCAATCAACATCATGCGAAGAATCATCCAGTCAAACGGATGTGAAGTTATACATCTTGGACATAACCGTTCCGTAGATGAAGTCGTAAGTGCCGCTATACAGGAGGACGTTCAAGGAATCGCGATCTCTTCTTATCAAGGCGGACACGTGGAATATTTTAAATATATGATCGATTTGCTCAATGAGCGAGGGGCAGAGCACATTAAAGTTTTTGGCGGAGGCGGAGGCGTTATTATCCCGCCTGAGATTAAGGAACTTCATGATTATGGCGTAACACGCATCTTCTCACCAGAAGACGGAAGATTGCTAGGTTTGCAGGGCATGATCAATTTTATGGTAGAAGAGTGTGACTTTCCGACGGTTACTTCGTTAACGGATGAAATCGAAAAGGTAAAAGAAAAAGACGTACGTTCTGTTTCCCGTCTGATCACACTTGCCGAGAACGCAAAGCAAGCACCTGAAGAGATTGCAGCGACAGCAGAACAGACTCTTTCAGCTTTAAAAGGTTTGCAGAAGCAAGTCCCTGTTTTAGGAATCACTGGTACTGGGGGAGCGGGGAAAAGCTCGCTTACCGATGAACTTGTACGCCGTTTCTTAAACGAGTGTGAAGATAAAACAATCGCTATTATTTCAATCGACCCGACGAAACAGAAGACGGGCGGAGCACTTTTAGGCGATAGAATCCGCATGAACGCGATCTATCATCCTCGCGTTTATATGAGATCATTGGCAACGCGCGGATCACGTTCTGAGCTTTCCGATGCTATTAAGGATGCTATCGCGGTAACAAAAGCAGCGGGCTATGATCTGATCGTTGTTGAAACGAGCGGTATCGGGCAAGGTGATGCTGGAATTTCTGAGATTTCGGACGCATCTTTATATGTGATGACAAGCGAATTTGGCGCGCCGTCGCAGCTTGAGAAAATTGATATGATCGATTACGCAGACATCATCGCGATCAATAAATTTGAGCGTAAAGGCTCAGAGGATGCATTGCGTGATGTGAAGAAACAATATCAGCGTTCTCGCAACTGGTTTGATAAAGACTTAGATGAGATGCCGGTTTATGGTACAATCGCGAGTCAGTTTAATGACGCTGGCACGAACGTATTGTTTTATCACTTAATGAAGGTGATCGAAGAGAAGTCTGGTGTGGATTGGGGCATTCAGCCGGCAGCCGAAGCGATGACAGCAAAGAAGAACGTGATCATTCCAGGTGAGCGCGCTCAATATTTAAACGAGATCGCACAGACTGTCCGTACGTATCATGAAACGGTGAACGAACAGGCAAAGCTTGCGCGTAAATCGTTCCAGATCAAAGGAACACTTGAAACGGTAAAAGAGTATGACGCATCGGGCGCTGAAATTGAAGCAGGGTTAAACAAAGCGCTTGAAAAAGTGGAAGAACAGATTTTGCCGGCAACTTCTAAAATGCTAAAAGAATGGCCACAGCTTAAAGAAATGTACAGCAAGAAAGAGTTTGTGACGAAGATTCGCGACAAAGAGATCGTGACAGAACTGACGACGAAAAGTCTTTCAGGTCTTGATATCCCGAAAGTGGCCCTTCCGAAGTTTGAAGACTGGGGAGATATCGTAAAGTGGATCATGAAAGAAAACGTTCCTGGTTCATTCCCTTATACAGCAGGCGTTTTTCCTTTTAAACGTAAAGGAGAAGATCCGAAGCGTCAGTTTGCTGGAGAAGGAACACCAGAAAGAACGAACCGCCGTTTTCACTACTTGTCTAAAGACGATGATGCGAAGCGCTTAAGTACGGCGTTTGACTCTGTAACGTTGTATGGTGAAGATCCGGATTACCGCCCGGACATTTACGGAAAAGTCGGGGAGAGCGGAGTAAGCATCTGTACGCTCGACGATATGAAGAAGCTTTATGACGGTTTCGATCTAATTGCTCCTTCTACATCTGTTTCAATGACAATCAACGGTCCTGCACCGATCATCCTTGCGATGTTCATGAACACAGCGATTGCTCAGCAAGTAAAAGTTTTTGCTGATGAGAATGGACGTCAGCCGAATGAAGCGGAATACGCAGAAATTAAAGCGAAGACTCTTGCATCTGTCCGCGGAACCGTTCAAGCAGATATTTTAAAAGAAGATCAAGGACAAAACACATGTATCTTCTCTACTGAATTTGCTCTTCGCATGATGGGAGACATTCAGCAGTACTTTATCGACCATCAAGTGCGCAACTATTATTCGGTTTCGATTTCCGGCTACCATATTGCTGAAGCTGGTGCGAACCCGATCACACAGCTTGCGTTCACCCTTGCAAACGGCTTTACGTATGTAGAATACTATTTGAGCCGCGGTATGGATATAAACGCATTCGCACCGAATCTATCGTTCTTCTTCTCAAACGGACTTGATCCGGAATACAGCGTAATCGGCCGTGTGGCGAGAAGAATTTGGGCTACCGTAATGCGTGATAAATATAAAGCGAATGAACGCAGCCAAAAGCTGAAGTATCATATCCAAACTTCTGGCCGTTCACTTCACGCACAGGAAATCGATTTTAACGATATCCGTACAACGCTTCAGGCGTTGATGGCGTTGTATGATAATTGTAATTCATTGCATACCAATTCTTATGATGAAGCGATCACAACACCGACAGAAGAATCTGTTCGCCGCGCGATGGCGATTCAGATGATCATCACGAAAGAACTTGGTCTTGCACGTAATGAGAACTCTCTTCAAGGGTCGTTTATCATTGAAGAATTAACGGATCTAGTAGAAGAGATGGTTCTTCAAGAGTTTGAGCGTATGAATACAAGAGGCGGCGTACTAGGCGCGATGGAGACTCAGTATCAGCGCGGAAAGATCCAGGAAGAGTCTATGTACTATGAAATGAAGAAGCATGATGGTTCACTTCCTATTATCGGAGTTAACACTTACTTAAATCCGAATTCGCCATCTGATGAAGAGTTCAATATGCAGCTGGCACGTGCAACGAAGGATGAAAAAGAACAGCAGATCATAAACCTCGCAGCTTTCCAAAATACGAGCAAGGATCATGCTGGTGAAGCGTTAGCTCGTTTGAAGAGTGTTGCGCTTAACGGCGGAAATATCTTTGAAGAGCTGATGAACACCGTAAACTATGCAAGTCTTGGCCAAATCACGAGTGCACTGTATGAAGTCGGGGGCAAATATAGAAGAAATATGTAA
- a CDS encoding acyl-CoA dehydrogenase, translating to MQFLLSEEHEMIRKMVRDFARNEVEPTAAERDEEERFDRAIFDQMGELGLCGIPWPEEYGGIGGDYLGYVIAVEELSRVCASVGVTLSAHTSLAGWPIFKFGNEEQKQKFLRPMAEGKKIGAYGLTEPGSGSDAGNMKTTAKKDGDHYIINGSKIFITNAGDAEIYVVFARTDIDAGTRGVSAFIVEKGTPGFSFGKKEKKLGIRSSPTLEIIFEDCRVPAENLLGKEGEGFKIAMMTLDGGRNGIAAQAVGIAQGALDASVNYAKERKQFGKPIGVNQGIGFKLADMATKVEAARLLTYQAAWRESEGLPYGKESAMSKLFAGDIAMEVTTDAVQVFGGYGYTKEYPVERYMRDAKITQIYEGTQEIQRLVISKMLLKD from the coding sequence ATGCAATTTTTATTATCTGAAGAACATGAAATGATCCGCAAGATGGTGCGTGATTTTGCACGTAACGAAGTAGAACCGACAGCGGCTGAACGTGATGAAGAAGAGCGCTTTGACCGTGCGATTTTTGATCAAATGGGAGAACTAGGACTTTGCGGTATTCCTTGGCCTGAAGAGTACGGCGGAATCGGCGGAGACTATCTTGGCTACGTAATCGCAGTTGAAGAACTATCACGTGTATGTGCATCAGTTGGTGTAACTCTTTCTGCGCATACATCACTTGCAGGATGGCCGATCTTCAAGTTCGGTAATGAAGAACAAAAGCAAAAGTTCCTTCGTCCGATGGCAGAAGGAAAGAAAATCGGTGCTTACGGCTTAACTGAGCCAGGTTCTGGATCTGATGCAGGAAACATGAAAACAACTGCGAAAAAAGACGGCGACCATTACATCATCAACGGCTCTAAAATCTTTATCACGAACGCTGGCGACGCAGAAATTTATGTCGTGTTTGCCCGCACGGATATCGATGCAGGAACGAGAGGGGTTTCCGCTTTTATCGTAGAAAAAGGGACACCAGGATTTTCTTTTGGGAAAAAAGAAAAGAAACTCGGGATTCGTTCTTCTCCAACATTAGAGATCATTTTCGAAGATTGCCGTGTGCCAGCTGAAAACCTTCTTGGCAAAGAGGGTGAAGGCTTTAAGATCGCGATGATGACGCTGGATGGCGGACGCAACGGTATTGCAGCTCAAGCGGTAGGAATCGCGCAAGGTGCACTTGATGCATCCGTAAATTACGCGAAAGAACGCAAGCAGTTTGGTAAGCCGATCGGTGTTAACCAAGGTATCGGTTTTAAACTAGCTGACATGGCAACAAAAGTAGAGGCGGCAAGACTATTAACCTATCAGGCTGCATGGAGAGAGTCTGAAGGGCTTCCATACGGAAAAGAATCAGCGATGTCTAAGCTCTTTGCAGGAGACATTGCGATGGAAGTAACAACAGACGCTGTTCAAGTATTCGGCGGATACGGGTACACGAAAGAATACCCAGTCGAACGCTATATGAGAGACGCGAAAATCACGCAAATTTACGAAGGCACACAGGAAATTCAGCGTCTCGTAATTTCTAAAATGCTTTTAAAAGATTAA
- the meaB gene encoding methylmalonyl Co-A mutase-associated GTPase MeaB encodes MHPLAKRIQQKEERALAKAITLAENSGADKLELLKSIYPMQKGAHWIGITGSPGAGKSSLVNHLISFLRNKGLTVAVVAVDPTSPFSGGSILGDRVRMADHFTDPGVFIRSMGTRGSLGGLSRSTKETVRLMDAYGFDVILIETVGVGQSELDIMKLADSVAVVLNPGSGDVVQVFKAGIMEIADLFVVNKADMPGVPKLLAEIEAMLDLVKHDSPYRPPVVQTISTENKGLQELWEALLAHKEYLIESGEGSIRKLSNLKREVMEVVQHEIFQQVWTDEKENGFSWLADLEQGTTDPYTAAEQILLQRIQPADK; translated from the coding sequence ATGCATCCATTAGCCAAGCGCATCCAGCAAAAAGAGGAACGGGCACTTGCAAAAGCGATCACACTTGCTGAAAACAGCGGAGCAGATAAACTAGAGCTTCTAAAAAGCATCTACCCGATGCAAAAAGGCGCACACTGGATCGGCATCACCGGTTCACCCGGTGCCGGTAAAAGCTCGCTCGTCAACCACCTCATTTCCTTTCTGCGAAACAAAGGTTTGACGGTAGCGGTTGTTGCAGTGGATCCGACAAGTCCTTTTAGCGGTGGGTCCATACTCGGAGACCGTGTACGGATGGCCGACCATTTTACCGATCCGGGTGTGTTTATCCGAAGCATGGGAACCCGCGGAAGCTTAGGCGGACTGTCCCGTTCAACCAAGGAAACGGTACGGCTCATGGATGCTTATGGTTTTGATGTGATTTTAATAGAAACGGTAGGAGTCGGGCAGTCTGAACTCGATATTATGAAACTTGCAGACTCTGTCGCAGTTGTCCTGAATCCGGGCAGCGGGGACGTCGTGCAGGTATTTAAGGCAGGAATCATGGAAATCGCCGATCTGTTTGTCGTGAATAAGGCGGATATGCCAGGCGTTCCAAAGCTTTTAGCAGAGATTGAAGCGATGCTTGATCTTGTAAAACACGACAGCCCTTACCGGCCGCCTGTTGTTCAGACGATTTCTACAGAAAATAAAGGTTTGCAAGAGTTGTGGGAAGCGCTTCTTGCTCATAAGGAATATTTGATAGAAAGCGGAGAGGGTAGCATTCGCAAGCTTTCCAACCTGAAACGTGAAGTGATGGAAGTTGTTCAGCACGAGATTTTTCAGCAAGTATGGACAGATGAAAAAGAAAATGGATTCTCCTGGCTTGCCGACTTAGAACAAGGCACTACAGACCCTTATACAGCCGCAGAGCAAATCTTGCTGCAACGAATTCAGCCGGCAGACAAATAG